The Rhodamnia argentea isolate NSW1041297 chromosome 7, ASM2092103v1, whole genome shotgun sequence genome contains the following window.
AAGTAATTCGATAGGTGAGCGCTCGCAGACGGCTCGACAAAGGTGGAAATTTATGATTATATAATCAAGAAGGATTTTACTATCTCCATACGTTGAAATTCTCCATCAGACCCATGGATCCTGAAATTTTGGGGGGATTTTCTCACCTCGGAAATTGAACATGGCTAACATCTTTTTATAATTCATCTCATTGTGAACGAGATAAGCCTAAATGGCCCCTTTCTTCGCAAACTCCAATATGCTTGAAATCAGAATATTCCCAATCCCATCTGACTTACTATGAGATAAACTAGATAATTAGATGGGGGGGTGGTCCTCATCTCAAATCCACCAAATTTACACACTAATCACGCCAATTAAAGCTCTATCTATTTCTTTTAATCTCGGAATCAGTGATGTGAGTCCACGAACGGAATGCCCATGTGGGCATGATTGGGTGAGAGAGTTCATGGAACCACGACACGATCCCGAGGTGGGCAGATTCCCCCCTCCTCTCACATGCCATTTGCCCATTGGAGAACCTAATAATGTGCAGATCCAGCAGGTGAGAAGAATATGCTTAGGACAAGTTCTCGGTTTAATGATAAAATCCtcgtaaattttatttttttggaatatcGTAAATAAATACTTGTGGCATATTCCTTCCaagtgggaaaaaaataaaaaataaaaataaaaatattttggccaAAACAAAGTGGGGTATGAGCAAAAGCAGAAACAGCTGCTACATGGGAACATGAACAACTGGCGATTGTATTATCAGCCCGAGAGATGGTGAGAGGGAAGGGAACAAAATCAATGAAGCCCTATCCATCAACTTGCCAACAACCAAAATaggaaaaccaagaaaaagggTAAATGAAAGACATAATGGTCAATTAATTGCATGATTTTACTCAAAGTTCATTAGTCTCTTCTAATTGAGCAGTTACGATTAATTTTCACGGGTGCAGTTGGCCGGCTaatgcttcgtttgtttcgcagaaaacgaacaatttgaaaaacatGTTCTTAAAAAATGGTTGCTtgcatcacttgaaataattaggaaatgaacatttttttcgCGAACAGTGAAAATATTTGTCGGTCAATTATATTTGTggaacaaacggagcctaactACCAGCTAATTAACGTACGCACAAAATGAACCGGTTATTCGCCATATTAATCGCACTTAATATCGATCGATCTAATCTCGATTCATCTGTCGATCAAATCGGGCTGTGGATAGAAACCCCCTTTCGCGGGTTCCATGCTCGCAAGCTGCAACCACTCCGCCATGATCAGATCTATCGACGTGGATCGGGGATCTTAGCCGATCCAATGCCTCTCGGGGTTAGTCAATTACGTGTTGATTAGGAGATGACGACGACTTTAGGCAGCTTATGTTAGGTCGACGTTAGCAAATCACGCTTGCAAAGCAAAGTGCCCCCCACTCCCCAGCCCCCCGTCAATCGTCAGtgcattgatttttttgtggccaaatcatgatcaaattgacaaaatcCAACGAGGAGCCACGACCTAATTTCGTGTGTTTTGAGGTGGTTGgggttgaaaattttcttggcTTCCCCCGTAGGCTTTCGCGTAGGATTGGCCGATATGTCGCATTGTCAAAGGTTTGGAGGTGAGTGTCCGTCAGCTTCGCTCGCACTAGAGGCATTGTAAGCCAAAATGGGATCTCTCCTCGTCAAAGGTTAATTCATTTTCTCGTCTTCCCTTTGGTTGACTTCTAGTAAGTTCGTGCCAACTCATTGAACATgttttagacccaaaaaaaaaaaagtgaacatgTTAAGAGTGATTATATGTGCGCTAAGCAAATCACAAAtgtttggagaaaatttttcaCATGCCCCGGGTCGAAAATCTTTGTCATTTGGATTGTCATTGAAGAGGTTGCCGATGTCGTATTCGAGGCGTTCAATGGATGATAGCGAAACaatcgggtttttttttttcgatgagAGAATTATGATTTTGTCAATGTGATAGCTATTTTCTTAAATACGATGTGATATGAGTCATGTATCGGGAGACGGGGACTCAAGAGAAAAGAATCCTAGTAGCGatagaaaaattggattttgatggGTATGGAAGGAGagtaatttttgtttattcatttataCTCTGTAAATTGAAAAAGATCCTTAGGCTACGTTTGATAGTCGGGATAAAAGTCAtgataggataaattttattctatcccgtgtttggtcctgctcgggataggatatggtGGGATATAAAGGGGATATAGTTTGGATATAATTTTCTCATGATAGAGGTGAGATAAAGGTAGATatgatttcttttgtttatggtataaaaattatttttctgaataaCAAACTTTTTACGTAATAAATTAAAATAGCAATTATATTAAAGTATATTTGAATTCtcatgttaaaaagaaaactcaaaatagaaaaaaaagtaattttcatttttatttattataaatcttatttgtaatttaatttttttcttctttataataCATAGTTTGTATGTGCATGCGtgtgttatatatatattaagtacaatagtatagtttattatttaatgaaaaaaattattaagaaattaTGGAAGTGAatcaaaataatgataaaaatagatttataattaaaaaataagtaaaaatgaagtagaataacccagattttaagtgaatatattcaagcttgaaaattatttttctaattctcgaagaatgagaggcaatgaaatttctatataaaaaaaaaaaaaaaaaactaccatctccatctccttctcttCTATATCTTTAGTTCATGTGGAAGTTTCGGGACTGCTTTGTAACTTTTTGTTCACGATCAAACTCtatgaaaacaatgaaagagTTGAAATGTTTTCTCCTTCTTAGCTTTCCTGTTTATATCAAAAGTctaaaaaaagcagaaaaagagttaaacttccttcttctccgtaaatttgtgtttcatgttgaagtttaacAAATATAGCAAGAGAGGCAAAACATTTTGTAGtcataaaaatgaatggttatatttttttctattaccATATTTGGCGGTGAATTATGAGATATTCTTACAGTTTTCGTTTgtatattttcatattcatttacattgatatgttGTAAATGTCAAACGatgaatatgatatgatataaACATATCCAGCTCTATTACTGCGATTCGCCAAACACTAAATAAGATATGGTAAAATCCCCGAATTTCATATTCAAtactatccaatcctatccggACTAGAAATCCGGATGATGAAACGCAACCTCAATGATTAGAAAAAGAGACCGgaaatgtcaaaagttgtgtatgacgctcattCTCGTGCCAAAAGTTTCGAAACGATCGTGCCAACTTCGATCTACTTGGTTGGAAATCtgatgtgacattttttttattaacatttgAAATCCACGTGACTTGCCGAGGGTccagtcaacaataaaaaataaataaatgaaagttcaaaaaaagaCATTCTCTCTTAAGAGAAACGCGAGAACTCGGATTTAGTCCTTCCTTTATGTGAATTTGAAATCATATTATTTCGAACGTATCTCTTAGAACGAACAACTCATTTCTACAATTTCCACGTTTCCATGCACCAAAATTAAGATTCTAGGAAATTTGAGGCAGAGCCGTCACGCCACCGTCACAGATGCAAGCGCAAATCAAGCGGAGAAAAGATTAAACGGGCGGCCCCACCCAACCATAGTCTTCCGCCCTTGATTGGCGGTGATTAGGCGCATGAATTTAACTTCCTCCGGTCGCCCCCCCTAATTAAATGTCCCACGTCTTCTCCTACGCGCTCTAATTTGACCAATCTCGCATTCTCCTCTCCTCATTATTAAGTTCTCAGCCACCTATTTAAAtcactttttccaatttattattattattattattgttattattatcagTATGGATTACGTGGCATTTTCCGGAGAAGCTTGTCGGATGCGCAAGCCCGAAATTACTCCTCCCGAGTACGGAGCGGACGACCCGACTACTGACCAAAGTATTTCATCAGTTGATGACATGAAGCAAATTACCTTAGTTGAGCGATGTCGGGGAGCATCAACGTGTGATGGCTATCTATTGCAGCATACTTTAAGTAAGAATTAGTCAGGGAAATACTCTGAAAAATATCTGACAAAGGATAGGATAGTCTTTTTACGTACGTATCCGTGCTATTTCATGAATCATTCACTAGTCTCTTAATAAACCCATGTTACAATATCCCGAtccagagggaaaaaaaaaagactcgaATTGATGGATAAACAAGTGCAAATTCCTTAGAATTCACAAGCAAATTTTGAACTTTGTTACGGCCAGATATTGTATTAAAAATAACCTTACGCGCGATTTTTTGgggaaagaaaattcattagGAAAGGACAATTAAGTCATGGGTATAACTGTGGTTCTCTCATACTCTCTTCCGAATGGCTCCTTAACTCACGAACGCGGATCAAAACTTGGACTAGACAAGAGGTTACGATGTCTGTTTCTCGCGCCGGTTTCTAAGGGCAAAATTGATGTAGACTCTGAACTTAATAATCACACCGGGGCTTGGCCGCTTACATAAGTCGAAGGTTCGCATTTAAGCCTTTCGTCTCGAGTCTCTAAATTATTCTAGAAAGAAAGAGGTTGACCATTGCAAGGACAAGAGTACGTAGATCGAGGGGCATGAAGAAACCAAGGGAAATTGCATGTTCTTGACCTGCCAAATGGCTTGCATTACAAGTAATGCGCTTTGAGCAATTAATTGCATGATTCTGATCGTTCTTTTTTAAACAAGGGAAAAAGTCTGATACGAAGGGAGTGAAAACAGGAGGCAAGGGACGAAACGCCGAGAGGTTATGTCACATGAGAGACGAAATCAAGGGTAAGTATCGATTTAGGGACGAGAGCAACTTTTTGGTTCCGATTTAAGCGCTTGCTTAGGCTAAAACTGACAATCCCTCCATATAAAAGCACTGCAATTTTATCTTGTGAATGGTCGCTTCACTGCCTACGCGAAGTTAAATGTGTTGGTAATAAACTAAGAGGTGTCTTGTCCCACATCGAAAAGATGTAAGTGCGCACGTGAATTAGGTTTGGCACTAATCGACaattaatatttattaaaatttgaaatgataattaaaaaataataataataactgtTGTGTCCTAATGAAATAATGTGATTGTTTACAAAAGAgttacaattatttttttattattttgtaattttgaatttaataataATGAAATAATGTTGAGTCCTAGCGAAGTAGTGCAACTCTTCGCAAAAAAGTTATGTTATTttgtattattatttaattttagaaatttattcTTTGCCTAACGATTATTAGGCACTCTTACAACCTTTGGAATGTTTTGGCTATTCGGATATAACTTTTTAGTTTTTGGAAGATCGTGTCTATTCGGACATGACTTCCTGATCTTCGAAAGGTTGTGtttgtttaaaaattttctttataaatTCATGAACGTTTCTTGTTCATTTAAGAATATCaacttccatttttcttttttctcaaagtAATATAGCATTATTCTCTAAATTGCTATTTATTATTCTCACTTGAGACTTTATTGTATCATGGAAGATATTTGTCGGAAATCATTAGTAACTTTATagggcaaataaatccttaaagagagtaTTATCGCGCCTCAATGATTCCATTTCATCCCATTCCGATTATCTTTTCCTACAAAACTAAACCCATAGCTATAGCGATGCCACCATCAAAAACTTAATTACTAACGATCAGTGTTTAGGCCCATAATTTTTATCCAAAACGTACACGTCTCTTATATCATATGCACAAAAATAGTCGAACACAATCCGATCAGATAGGGATCCATGTGAAATCCATTGATACGATGACAAGTGGGTTCCTCATGATCACCTGatcttggaaaaattgtccaaaatgtcatgaacttattgcatttttgctaattcagtcttttcgctgaatggactcaattggcgaTGGgcaaaaagttttaagactcaattgtcaaaattgaaagttttatgattgaattgacaatagtgcaatatatttaggacttttttttggacaattttccccctaATCTTGGATCGGCCTTAAGTTTTCTAGTTGCTTTATGATGTTTTATGATATTGTAAGTTCGACCAAAGTTCTCTTTTGTCcttgttaggattcggcgcataatcaaatcgaagtaaaatgtaaggtgagaaagagaaatcaaaacaCGATATTTTATCTTGTTTCACTTTTAAACCGAGACAACGTTCGGGAGAGGATTTAACTATAATTAGCATTTCGCATCTTTCGTTATATCACTCAGTTACAAgccaaaaagaatatatataggAGTAACTATTCATGAATCTAAGCTCAAACTATAAACGAAAAAATATGGGCTTAATTCGTAAAAGTCCTTCTGAGCAAGATCCACATACTTTTTTATCTTAGGGAGTATAAACCACGCTCTAACAGTTTTTACTTTCAAAAGATTCCATTGCTCGTTTGTTTGTAAGAACATGCTTATTTCAAACTGGCTCAACAACATTCTTGCTCATTGTAAACATCAACtcaaataaatgactaaaatactcTCGTTTTGACTCGGACAAACACCGAATCCTCCTTGCCCGTCTGATTTAGTCCGCCCTTAACAGCCTAATAAGCTCAATTACAGCATGATTAAGAACCCAATCTAGGTTCCGAcccgaagaaagaaaaaaaaaaaaaaccaatctgGGTCACGTGCTGACGTGGAGCGGTGGTACCGCCCTTGAGCCCCGACCGGACAGTGTTCGGCACATGATCGACCGACTCACCACCACGTGGAAGGATTTAAAAGCcatctctagagagagaaactgaGCCCCCGGACTTTATTATAGAGGGAGAAGCATGTGGTTCGGTGTGAGAGAGGCAGCGGCAGTTAGTTGCGGTTAGTTGCGGAaggttaaaaacaaaaaaaaaaactgggtgGTTAAATTAAACCGGAGAGGGGGTGCTCGGGGTTAACTCGTTTAACCATGGTTAGTCTCTGCTTTAACAGTTTcagttcttatttttcttttcctctgttttctctgCCCAACCTCAACGTGACTTCCCTATAAAAAGACGACTCCATCAGAGCTTCTTCTTTGACTCAAttttcatcctctctctctccctcccccctgGAAACAGGGCACGGCACGGTTCGCGTGAACTTCTGGTTTCAGGAGCTAGCGAGGTCAAGCAACCGACGATGCCGGCCTGTTCAAGATGGCTCGCCGTCACCTTCGCGGTGTTCCTGGTGCTGCTTGCGTGTGCGGATGGCGGAGCGGGCGACAAGGAGCTCTCAGGATCGAAGTAAGCTCGGAGTTGATAAGCTTCTCGTTTTGAGGCTCTATCTCTATTTTCGGAGTGAATCGTCTTGTAATTAACTGGCATTGGGATTTCGCCGTGCTGTCTGTGCTCTTAGTGCGTTCATGATTAGCATGCATTGTTTCCCTCTGATTTGATCGCCGAACCTCTCGATTTCGAGCGATGTTATCGGAGCTTTACATGATTCAATTGATCGGCGCATGCGATTTCAAAGTGCGATTTCGCGTGCCTTGTCGTGAACCTCTCGACGTTCAGTGCTCAGTCTGGTTTCTGCATGTGCGCTCGTGCAGGCTCGAAGAGAAGACCGAGAAGTTGCAGGGCGTGAAGAACTCATCAATGGCGGGCAGGTCAGTGCAGTAATTACACTCGGCTGGTTCAAACAGTGACTTCTATATGCTGGATCTACACCGTCCACCTGGATAAACGCGGATAACAAATTTTCGCCCATTTTTCATTCTCAGCGTAGTTTAGCtcattatttaaataaatttagtcATTTATTAAACAGCTAAACTAGAAAAAGATTATTTTCTCGTTATATTCGGATTACATGCATTCAATGGAATCTTTCCTTGATAACCATGTTTAACGAGCGGCATTAGTTGATACGATTTCTACAAAATTGGTGGCGACTTTTATTGCGGCTAGCTCCGATCGTACGTCAAATAAATTACGCAATTGATTTCGTTTTAGTGGATTTATTCTgtaaattaatttggtaattgGGGATGCTCAtgagtttttttctttgggaTGAGTTTAATTAATCGGCGGTTCTGGATCGTTAGTTCCGTTATGATTATCCCAGCCCTCGAGAAAACAGTGAAGTTCACTGTCGAGATCCACCACTTCGTTGACCGCGACCCTTGACACCCGACCAGAAGTTTTCCGGGACTAAAATGCCCCTCCCTCGTGCTTCGGGTTTGCTGTTCTCTACACCAGCCACGGTGCAAGACCCTAAAATGACATCTCTCTGCTTTCTTGATCCTGGGGAGCTAGAATAGAATGTATCATGGAGTGAGCAGCTTCGTTTTTCAAATACAGAGCATACCGTTAGTCCAATGGTTTCTtgaatttaatttctttcttggtGTTACTGCCTGCTGGTCCGTGACATTTCCGGTGGGCCTTCCAGGATCGGCGATGAACGGAACAAGCATGCGATCGATAACCCGGAGGATGTAGCTTCAATGGTTGATATGTgagtctctcttctctctctctctcctctctgttgATTGGAGTATTTGGCGTAAAATCTGAGCAGGATATTCCTCATGCTCAGTCTCGCTCGTCATGTGAttgcatttaatttaaaaaaaaggtcctGCCTTTACCCCTTTATGATAATCGAGATGGCATGAGAGAATAATGATCACATGACCCGTCCAGAGAGCAGAGACAAACCAATAAAAGCTTCTTCTCTGCACCATTTcagcttcttctctctcttctctctctcttcacctcAGCCTCAGGATCCTGCCAAACATTGTCCGCTCGAGACTGAGTAGAAAATTGGGGCCACCCTTTCCTTGGCAATAGGATCTCGATCCGACTATCACCTTCTCTGTACATAAGAAGAAAAGGCAAGATAGTGAATCCTAATCCACCCAGCTAGAGATCAAAAACTATACTTTTGCCTATTTCGCAATGTGTCTGGATATTGTTGTGAACATGGAGTTTGATTATGACCACTCCGAGATGGGAAAAAAAGGTTCTTATTGAACAATTAGTTAGTGTGCTTTACAGTTCTCAAATTGAATCTTATGTGAGGCCTATCGTCATCAAATATTGATTTAGGTGTGCCGAGCAcaccttaaaaaatttaatgttaTAGCTTATCGCTCTTTGGGAATGATTCGGAACATATATGAATCTGACTatgtaaacaaaaaaatttgaagtactCGAGACCATTGTCTCGACCAATGGAGCAATTAGTATTATTTTGTTGTTATTTATGACTGTAGTTACCGACTTTTCTTTATCCCCGTACAATTCCTAGATCCTTTGACCGTCAATCCTAGTATAAAAGGATATATTAGAATAGTGTCGCCAAAGATAAAGTATCACGCTTGTCCCAAGAATCGGAAAGGAACCATACCGAAAACCTCCCATGTTCTCTGCCTATCTTCGTTGGCCGGCTTTGCTTATCCACATGCCCATGTCGTAAGATCCGCTGATCACGCCTCTGTTTATCAGTGATTAAGCGTGTTATTCAACAATATCAAATCCTCCACACTCATCATCATTCACAACTTTCTGCTACCTAGCATGACATTAGACCCATGACAACTTGAGCTTTCCCACTGCCAAGATTCAGAGATCTATCCCCACATATCCTTTTTCATGGCTCCATCCTAGTATTGTGGGACACAGCTCACATGAATCCGTGCCCTGGCCCAGTACACAAGTGGCATGAAACCTCCAAAAGGACAGATCATAGATCTGGCTTGGAGTCTTTTGACACCATTTGGCGAATAAAGTTTTCTTGGGGTTGATCGCAGGAGCGGCCCTACTAAACACAATCTCAGCCGAGTTCGACATGAACACACGAGCTTGCATGTGTTTAAATGCCAGATCCACCGACACACCCTCGAGTCGCAAACCGTGGCATTTATTGATTTGCCAGAGTACTCACGGATTCACCGCTCTGACTTTTCCGTAACACGAACCGTATCATTCCGTACTGCCCATCCCCCGGCATTTGACCCCCATGACCCACTCCCGCAAACATAGGACAGCCCCTCATTAACTCCCCCGTCGGTGAAATTTTTTGGTTAGCTTGAATTGTGCCATCAGATCACATGCTCAATCTCTAACTTTGACATGATTAGAGTCAAGAGTCACAGAATagtaccaaaagaaaaaaacgtaaATATCGACCGTTCTTGGGAATGTGCAGGGTTCTACATTAGTAGTGCCCGGATTGATGAAAGAATCACAGTGAACATATCTGCTGTGTGCCCGAATTTCAGGGACAGCACACGAAGCTAGAACATTGAGCACACAATGTTAATGATCTTTCCCTAACATTTCTCAGGAGCATCCGGAACAGCACGGAGAGGCGGAACCTCGGATTCTTCTCTTGTGGCACTGGGAACCCAATTGATGATTGTTGGAGGTGCGATCCAAAGTGGTACCTCCGTCGGAAACACCTGGCTGACTGCGCCATTGGCTTCGGGCGCAATGCCGTCGGCGGTCGTGATGGCAGGTACTATGTAGTGAGTGACCCGGGTGATGACGACCCGGTCAGCCCACGGCCCGGGACGCTCCGCCATGCAGTCATCCAGGACAGGCCCCTGTGGATAGTGTTCAAGAGAGACATGGTGATCCACCTGAAGCAAGAACTCATCATGAACAGCTTTAAGACGATCGATGGACGCGGGGCCAACGTGCACATTGCTAATGGGGCCTGCATTACCATTCAATACATTACTAATGTCATCATCCACGGTGTTAGTATCCACGACTGCAAACCCACCGGCAATGCCATGGTTCGAAGCTCGCCTTCGCATTACGGGTGGAGGACGATGGCTGACGGGGACGGTATCTCCATTTTTGGTGCGAGCCATATTTGGATTGACCACAATTCTCTCAGCAATTGCGCCGACGGCCTCATCGATGCTATTATGAGCTCGACTGCTATTACAATCTCCAACAACTATTTCACGCATCACAATGAGGTGAATCCACAAACCAAATCCTCCCCTGGTTTCATTAAATGAGGAAAAATAGTAATCACCAAATGGCagattgatgaacaaattggGTACTTATGAAAACAGGTGATGCTGCTGGGTCACAGTGATTCTTATGTTAGAGATAAGAGCATGCAAGTGACAATTGCCTACAATCATTTCGGAGAAGGGCTCATCCAAAGAATGCCAAGGTACTGATTCTTTCGATGAATCTAACCATTGACTTGTGTCCCTGAATTGGCTGCTAATTCAACTGATCTGCGTGATTTTTCAGATGTAGACATGGGTACTTCCATGTGGTGAACAATGACTATACACACTGGGAGATGTATGCCATTGGCGGAAGCGCCGAGCCCACTATCAACAGCCAGGGCAATCGGTACCTCGCTCCCTTAAACCCCTTCGCCAAGGAGGTAAAACAATTTAGAAACAAATGGCGAATTCTGTTTTCAAAGGAAGTCATTCTCCTCTAAAGGGCAGCCGATGAACTACTAACGAAACCTGTTTTGTCAGGTCACAAAAAGAGTCGACACATCGACAAGCCAGTGGAAGAGCTGGAACTGGAGATCAGAAGGAGATCTCTTGTTGAACGGAGCATTCTTCACACCCTCAGGAGCCGGAGCTGGAGTCAGCTACGCCCGGGCTTCAAGCTTAGGGGCTAAATCTTCTTCCCTAGTCGGCACGCTGACGTCCAATGCCGGAGTGCTCGTTTGCCGCAGGGGCCGCGCGTGCTAGGTCCAGATCACCCCAAGTTAAtagagaaacagaaacagaagAAACATAGAGGACTGAAGAACTAGCTCAGTTCTGTTTTTCCCCACTTCTCCACCTTAATATTCTGGCCACGGCAGTTGATATTACATCTGCCACGTTAAattactttccttcttcttagtTCGCGTATAGTGCGATGATTATTCAAGAGAAGTGTACATTTTCTTCACTGTGTGCTATATGTATAAAAGATCTGTACACTCGGTTCTAATGTGATCGATCGACCTCGGCCTGAGTTTGGGTGCCGACGGGTTGTTCACTTCTCCCTGACTCACCCTCTACTTATTCAAAGTGAATTGCCAAAATACAGTTAGTGCTGAGCAGGATGCGACCGAAGGTTTCGGTTTATTAATCTTCTATAGGAGTGAAGGAAACTAAAACTATCATCAGAACAAGCAGTGATGGACCGAGCCCAAAGGCAATACAATCCTGTAATTAGCCCTGAGCATCTTTTGATCTTTTGGTACAGTTTCTA
Protein-coding sequences here:
- the LOC115742471 gene encoding probable pectate lyase 8, yielding MPACSRWLAVTFAVFLVLLACADGGAGDKELSGSKLEEKTEKLQGVKNSSMAGRIGDERNKHAIDNPEDVASMVDMSIRNSTERRNLGFFSCGTGNPIDDCWRCDPKWYLRRKHLADCAIGFGRNAVGGRDGRYYVVSDPGDDDPVSPRPGTLRHAVIQDRPLWIVFKRDMVIHLKQELIMNSFKTIDGRGANVHIANGACITIQYITNVIIHGVSIHDCKPTGNAMVRSSPSHYGWRTMADGDGISIFGASHIWIDHNSLSNCADGLIDAIMSSTAITISNNYFTHHNEVMLLGHSDSYVRDKSMQVTIAYNHFGEGLIQRMPRCRHGYFHVVNNDYTHWEMYAIGGSAEPTINSQGNRYLAPLNPFAKEVTKRVDTSTSQWKSWNWRSEGDLLLNGAFFTPSGAGAGVSYARASSLGAKSSSLVGTLTSNAGVLVCRRGRAC